The following proteins come from a genomic window of Pseudomonas sp. Z8(2022):
- a CDS encoding substrate-binding periplasmic protein: MRTATLLLLFSWMFPSPVLALQLYTEEYPPVSFSHQGQPSGMAVEVVEELLRRIDQKASLQVVPWARAYHIARTTPGTAIFPTMRTSEREPLFKWVGPIILARDNFYALRGSGIVIHSREELAAFRDIAVPRDWFSYQELKAAGMRNLLGVNEPAQMFRLLRSGRVPLIVADNLSFYARGEAAAQVDYLGLNEVEVAFPYRESYGYITFSLETDDALIRRWQDALDEMKRDGSFSRIHHHWLPGAEEPGLREPDWPTIAPAFKAP; encoded by the coding sequence ATGAGGACGGCCACCCTACTCCTGCTGTTTTCATGGATGTTCCCCAGCCCGGTACTGGCCTTGCAGCTCTACACCGAGGAATATCCGCCCGTCAGCTTCAGCCATCAGGGCCAGCCCTCCGGCATGGCCGTCGAGGTGGTTGAGGAGCTGCTGCGCCGCATCGACCAGAAAGCCAGCCTGCAGGTAGTGCCCTGGGCCCGTGCCTACCACATCGCCCGGACGACGCCCGGCACCGCCATCTTCCCTACCATGCGCACCAGCGAGCGTGAGCCGCTGTTCAAGTGGGTCGGTCCGATCATTCTGGCGCGCGACAACTTCTATGCTCTGCGGGGCTCGGGCATCGTCATCCATAGCCGCGAAGAACTGGCCGCATTTCGGGATATCGCCGTCCCGCGCGACTGGTTCAGCTATCAGGAGCTGAAGGCCGCCGGCATGCGAAACCTGCTGGGGGTGAATGAGCCGGCGCAGATGTTCCGCCTGCTGCGCAGTGGTCGGGTGCCCCTGATCGTGGCGGACAACCTGAGTTTCTACGCACGTGGCGAAGCCGCGGCACAGGTCGACTATCTCGGTCTGAACGAGGTCGAGGTGGCCTTCCCCTACCGCGAATCCTACGGCTACATCACCTTCTCGCTCGAAACCGACGACGCGCTGATCCGCCGCTGGCAGGATGCCCTGGATGAAATGAAGCGCGACGGCAGCTTCAGCCGTATCCACCACCATTGGCTACCGGGCGCAGAGGAACCGGGGCTGCGCGAACCGGACTGGCCAACAATCGCACCAGCGTTCAAGGCGCCCTGA